In a genomic window of Curtobacterium flaccumfaciens pv. betae:
- the tsaD gene encoding tRNA (adenosine(37)-N6)-threonylcarbamoyltransferase complex transferase subunit TsaD, with product MSATEPLVLGIETSCDETGVGIVRGSTLLANVIASSMDEHARYGGVVPEVAARAHLEAMTPTLHEALDRAGVTLDELDAVAVTAGPGLAGALMVGVGAAKALAVATGKPLYGVNHLVGHVGADVLREDGSEIELPTIALLVSGGHTSLLLVRDLVGDVELLGETIDDAAGEAFDKVARLLGLPYPGGPQIDRAAADGDPTAIRFPRGLTLPKDMAAHRYDFSFSGLKTAVARWVERCRDEGREVPVADVAASFREAVVDVLLTKALNACRDTGVDRLLLGGGVVANARLRQVAEERCAAAGVRLRIPPFDLCTDNGAMIAAVGARLVAEGHAPSDLGIAADSTLPVTTVQV from the coding sequence GTGAGCGCGACTGAACCACTGGTGCTCGGCATCGAGACGAGTTGCGACGAGACGGGCGTCGGCATCGTGCGGGGGAGCACCCTGCTGGCGAACGTGATCGCCTCGAGCATGGACGAGCACGCGCGCTACGGCGGAGTCGTGCCCGAGGTCGCCGCACGGGCCCACCTGGAGGCGATGACCCCGACGCTGCACGAGGCGCTCGACCGTGCCGGCGTCACCCTCGACGAACTCGACGCCGTCGCGGTGACCGCCGGGCCGGGCCTGGCGGGAGCGCTCATGGTCGGAGTGGGGGCCGCGAAGGCGCTCGCCGTGGCCACCGGCAAGCCCCTGTACGGCGTGAACCACCTGGTCGGGCACGTCGGCGCCGACGTGCTGCGCGAGGACGGCAGCGAGATCGAGCTGCCGACGATCGCGCTGCTGGTCTCCGGCGGTCACACGTCACTGCTGCTGGTGCGGGACCTGGTCGGCGACGTCGAACTGCTCGGCGAGACGATCGACGACGCGGCGGGCGAGGCGTTCGACAAGGTCGCGCGGCTGCTCGGACTGCCCTACCCCGGCGGCCCGCAGATCGACCGAGCCGCGGCCGACGGCGACCCCACGGCCATCCGGTTCCCCCGGGGACTGACGCTGCCGAAGGACATGGCCGCGCACCGGTACGACTTCTCGTTCTCGGGGCTCAAGACCGCCGTCGCACGGTGGGTCGAGCGCTGCCGCGACGAGGGCCGCGAGGTGCCGGTGGCCGACGTCGCCGCGAGCTTCCGCGAGGCCGTCGTCGACGTCCTGCTGACCAAGGCCCTGAACGCGTGCCGCGACACCGGGGTCGACCGGCTGCTGCTCGGCGGTGGGGTCGTCGCGAACGCCCGACTGCGACAGGTCGCCGAGGAGCGCTGCGCGGCCGCTGGCGTGCGGCTCCGGATCCCGCCGTTCGACCTGTGCACCGACAACGGCGCGATGATCGCCGCCGTCGGCGCCCGACTCGTGGCCGAGGGGCACGCTCCGAGCGACCTCGGCATCGCCGCGGACTCGACCCTGCCGGTGACGACCGTCCAGGTCTGA
- the rimI gene encoding ribosomal protein S18-alanine N-acetyltransferase, translating to MTLPDGLRLRRAHPQDLDDIMWLEHVSFPTDAWSASQMSGELYSPHGYYVVIETADDTSAPLVVGYAGLSSLAGNPVADVQTIAVAAAQRGKGLGRVLFTELLDEARRRGVREVFLEVRADNPVAQAMYTAFGFEHIATRPRYYQPDGVDAWVMRAELPGPDAERSSGVGPIGQEALGERD from the coding sequence GTGACCCTGCCGGACGGGCTCCGCCTGCGGCGAGCACACCCGCAGGACCTCGACGACATCATGTGGCTCGAGCACGTCTCGTTCCCGACGGACGCCTGGTCGGCGTCGCAGATGTCCGGCGAGCTGTACTCACCGCACGGGTACTACGTCGTGATCGAGACGGCCGACGACACCTCTGCCCCGCTGGTCGTCGGGTACGCCGGGCTCTCGTCGCTCGCGGGGAACCCGGTGGCCGACGTGCAGACCATCGCCGTCGCCGCGGCCCAGCGCGGCAAGGGGCTCGGGAGGGTCCTGTTCACGGAGCTGCTCGACGAGGCGCGGCGCCGCGGTGTGCGCGAGGTGTTCCTCGAGGTGCGCGCGGACAACCCCGTGGCGCAGGCGATGTACACGGCGTTCGGGTTCGAGCACATCGCGACCCGACCGCGCTACTACCAACCGGACGGCGTCGACGCCTGGGTGATGCGGGCAGAGCTGCCCGGCCCGGACGCCGAGCGGTCGTCGGGCGTCGGACCCATCGGACAGGAGGCCCTCGGTGAGCGCGACTGA
- a CDS encoding TIGR04255 family protein — MTAQFRNPPLLELIAELRWDFFPDQQATTSSDGVFRIQIAPGVDDSSFDSFREALQRNLAFTYTERLIPFGQPPAPGQPVLRMTRAARDMVVQVGVGVLFIHALPPYSSWESFSPEVGKVIEILLAQMGPTHGFSAASLRYLDAFGDRFLDGAAPAEFASEVLGYRIDFPEAVQSERNKEVPAHIAVNYGFVTTEGLQAQISLSEGVVNNQPSLITDTVVSAVSTVEGSAEAVMQHFEDAHSVIHNIFIGSTKSITQMMGPVGVDE; from the coding sequence TTGACTGCCCAGTTCCGAAACCCGCCACTCCTGGAACTGATTGCAGAGTTGCGTTGGGACTTTTTCCCCGATCAGCAAGCGACGACCTCTTCCGATGGGGTTTTTCGTATTCAAATTGCACCCGGTGTGGACGATAGCTCCTTTGATTCCTTTCGAGAAGCCCTGCAGCGCAATCTTGCATTCACCTACACGGAGCGACTAATCCCCTTCGGGCAGCCACCAGCACCGGGTCAGCCGGTGTTGCGAATGACGCGTGCCGCGCGAGATATGGTTGTTCAGGTGGGCGTCGGGGTGTTATTCATCCACGCGCTACCCCCTTACAGTTCCTGGGAGAGTTTCTCGCCGGAGGTCGGCAAGGTCATCGAGATTCTGCTCGCTCAGATGGGGCCGACACACGGTTTTAGTGCTGCGAGCCTTAGATATCTCGATGCTTTCGGGGATAGATTCCTCGATGGGGCGGCTCCTGCAGAGTTTGCCAGCGAAGTGTTGGGCTACCGCATTGACTTCCCCGAGGCGGTACAGTCTGAGCGCAACAAAGAAGTTCCGGCGCACATTGCGGTGAACTATGGATTTGTCACCACTGAGGGGCTGCAGGCCCAGATTTCGCTCTCGGAAGGCGTGGTCAACAATCAACCGTCGTTGATAACAGACACTGTTGTGAGCGCGGTCAGCACCGTAGAAGGCTCCGCTGAGGCCGTAATGCAGCATTTCGAGGACGCGCATTCGGTCATTCACAATATCTTTATAGGATCGACTAAGTCGATCACTCAGATGATGGGGCCGGTGGGTGTCGATGAATAA
- the groES gene encoding co-chaperone GroES: MAVSIKPLEDRIVIRQVEAEQTTASGLVIPDTAKEKPQEGEVVAVGPGRIDDNGNRVPLDVAVGDKVIYSKYGGTEVKYSGEDLLVLSARDVLAVIVH; the protein is encoded by the coding sequence GTGGCCGTCAGCATCAAGCCGCTCGAGGATCGCATCGTCATCCGCCAGGTCGAGGCGGAGCAGACCACCGCTTCCGGTCTGGTCATCCCCGACACCGCGAAGGAGAAGCCCCAGGAGGGCGAGGTCGTCGCCGTGGGTCCGGGTCGCATCGACGACAACGGCAACCGCGTCCCGCTCGACGTCGCCGTGGGTGACAAGGTCATCTACTCCAAGTACGGCGGAACCGAGGTCAAGTACTCGGGCGAGGACCTGCTGGTCCTGTCGGCCCGCGACGTCCTCGCGGTCATCGTTCACTGA
- a CDS encoding class I SAM-dependent methyltransferase: protein MDAAELTALLTPDGMALLDRTPGVSDGGEIVRVVSRLRAEGHDPRLVAAVLTQAKLRLKARGKFGDFASRMLFTEAGLEQATRLQVAAQHAGRFAAAGLTRVADLGCGIGGDAMAMAALDLDVTAVDRDEVTAAVATHNLAVWPNARVELGDAASFDLSSVDGVWMDPARRTSGHSDTRRLADPDDWSPSLDTVFAAATTTPTGVKLGPGIDRDLIPDTAEAQWTSVDREVVELALWFGPLARPGIRRAATVIGAHGIAEMTGAADADDAEVGPLGAYLYEPDGAVIRARLIGDLARGLDGHMLSDGIAYVTSDRAASTPFAQGFRVLDTMPLDVKRLAARLAADGIGTVEIKKRGVDVDPAQFRKRLRLRGSGRVTLVLTRLEGRHTAILCERLTDTVG, encoded by the coding sequence ATGGACGCCGCCGAACTCACCGCACTGCTGACCCCCGACGGGATGGCCCTGCTCGACCGTACCCCGGGCGTCTCCGACGGCGGCGAGATCGTCCGCGTGGTGTCCCGGCTGCGCGCCGAGGGCCACGATCCCCGACTGGTCGCCGCGGTGCTGACCCAGGCGAAGCTGCGGCTGAAGGCCCGCGGCAAGTTCGGCGACTTCGCCTCCCGCATGCTCTTCACCGAGGCCGGGCTCGAGCAGGCCACCCGGCTGCAGGTCGCGGCCCAGCACGCAGGACGCTTCGCCGCGGCCGGGCTGACCCGTGTCGCCGACCTCGGTTGCGGCATCGGCGGGGACGCCATGGCGATGGCGGCGCTCGACCTCGACGTCACCGCCGTCGACCGCGACGAGGTGACGGCGGCCGTCGCGACCCACAACCTGGCGGTCTGGCCGAACGCGCGGGTGGAACTCGGTGATGCCGCGTCCTTCGACCTGTCCTCGGTGGACGGCGTGTGGATGGACCCCGCACGCCGCACCTCCGGCCACTCGGACACCCGCCGCCTCGCCGACCCGGACGACTGGTCGCCGTCGCTCGACACCGTGTTCGCCGCGGCCACGACGACGCCGACCGGCGTGAAGCTCGGTCCGGGCATCGACCGCGACCTGATCCCGGACACCGCCGAGGCGCAGTGGACCTCCGTCGACCGCGAGGTCGTGGAGCTCGCCCTGTGGTTCGGCCCCCTCGCCCGCCCCGGGATCCGCCGCGCCGCCACCGTCATCGGTGCACACGGCATCGCCGAGATGACCGGAGCGGCCGACGCCGACGACGCCGAGGTCGGACCGCTCGGCGCCTACCTGTACGAGCCCGACGGCGCCGTGATCCGCGCACGGCTGATCGGCGACCTCGCACGGGGCCTCGACGGGCACATGCTGTCCGACGGCATCGCCTACGTCACGTCCGACCGCGCCGCCTCGACCCCCTTCGCGCAGGGCTTCCGGGTGCTCGACACGATGCCGCTCGACGTCAAGCGACTGGCCGCGCGGCTCGCTGCCGACGGCATCGGCACCGTCGAGATCAAGAAGCGCGGCGTCGACGTCGATCCGGCGCAGTTCCGCAAACGGCTGCGGTTGCGCGGATCGGGCCGCGTCACACTCGTGCTCACCCGCCTGGAGGGACGCCACACGGCGATCCTGTGCGAGCGGCTCACCGACACGGTCGGCTGA
- a CDS encoding DUF4190 domain-containing protein, giving the protein MSDQNEWPKPGETPNGPANGQPDGSPAPDAPQAPDAPQAPSAPEAPQNPYGQQQDPYAAPQQQNPYGQPQQPQNPYGQQQQSNPYGQQQQNPYAAPQQSNPYAQQQDPYAAPQQQNAYGAPQNPYGQQQNPYAQPQQQPYASNPYTYQPYAQRPKTNVLSILSIVFAFGGIIIWPIIILTSPAGAIMGHIALGKIKQTGEGGRGLALAGIIGGWILTGLFILIVALVWISIANASDYSDYSDYSSNSGAFVS; this is encoded by the coding sequence GTGTCCGATCAGAACGAGTGGCCGAAGCCGGGCGAGACGCCGAACGGCCCAGCGAACGGACAGCCCGACGGCTCGCCGGCCCCGGACGCCCCGCAGGCCCCCGACGCTCCGCAGGCGCCGTCGGCCCCGGAAGCGCCCCAGAACCCGTACGGCCAGCAGCAGGACCCGTACGCGGCCCCGCAGCAGCAGAACCCGTACGGCCAGCCGCAGCAGCCCCAGAACCCCTACGGCCAGCAGCAGCAGTCGAACCCGTACGGCCAGCAGCAGCAGAACCCGTACGCGGCCCCGCAGCAGTCGAACCCGTACGCGCAGCAGCAGGACCCGTACGCGGCCCCGCAGCAGCAGAACGCCTACGGCGCCCCGCAGAACCCGTACGGCCAGCAGCAGAACCCGTACGCGCAGCCGCAGCAGCAGCCCTACGCGTCGAACCCGTACACGTACCAGCCCTACGCGCAGCGCCCGAAGACGAACGTCCTGTCGATCCTGTCGATCGTCTTCGCGTTCGGCGGCATCATCATCTGGCCGATCATCATCCTGACGAGCCCGGCCGGCGCGATCATGGGCCACATCGCCCTCGGCAAGATCAAGCAGACCGGCGAGGGTGGCCGCGGCCTCGCGCTCGCCGGCATCATCGGTGGCTGGATCCTGACGGGCCTGTTCATCCTGATCGTCGCCCTGGTGTGGATCTCGATCGCGAACGCGTCGGACTACTCGGACTACTCCGACTACAGCTCGAACTCCGGCGCCTTCGTCAGCTGA
- the tsaB gene encoding tRNA (adenosine(37)-N6)-threonylcarbamoyltransferase complex dimerization subunit type 1 TsaB, translating into MLLAIDTSAGTSVAVVDPATGQALATRDTEDSRRHAEVIGPFLAETLAEAGITGADVTGVVAGMGPGPFTGLRVGIAAARTFAAARGVPVLPLVSHDAVALDQRDSGIAGPFVVLTDARRREVYWSAYDADGVRVAGPGLAKPADLDDAIRASRPEAVGWDRVTVASIPAWRLGSLAADRLASGAAFDQDTPLYLRDPDVTVPGAPKRVKQ; encoded by the coding sequence GTGCTGCTCGCGATCGACACCTCCGCCGGGACCTCCGTCGCCGTCGTCGACCCGGCCACCGGCCAGGCCCTCGCGACCCGCGACACCGAGGACAGCCGCCGGCATGCCGAGGTGATCGGCCCGTTCCTCGCCGAGACCCTCGCCGAGGCCGGCATCACCGGAGCCGACGTCACCGGCGTCGTCGCCGGCATGGGCCCCGGCCCCTTCACCGGCCTGCGCGTCGGCATCGCCGCCGCCCGCACCTTCGCCGCAGCCCGCGGCGTCCCCGTCCTGCCCCTCGTCAGCCACGACGCCGTCGCCCTCGACCAGCGCGACTCGGGGATCGCCGGGCCGTTCGTCGTCCTCACGGACGCCCGCCGCCGCGAGGTCTACTGGAGCGCCTACGACGCCGACGGCGTCCGCGTGGCCGGCCCCGGACTCGCCAAGCCCGCCGATCTCGACGACGCGATCCGCGCCTCCCGGCCCGAAGCGGTGGGCTGGGACCGAGTGACGGTCGCGTCCATCCCGGCCTGGAGGCTCGGCTCGCTCGCCGCGGACCGGCTCGCGTCCGGTGCGGCGTTCGACCAGGACACGCCCCTGTACCTGCGCGACCCCGACGTCACGGTGCCGGGTGCGCCGAAGCGGGTGAAGCAGTGA